One segment of Triticum aestivum cultivar Chinese Spring chromosome 2A, IWGSC CS RefSeq v2.1, whole genome shotgun sequence DNA contains the following:
- the LOC123185045 gene encoding beta-hexosaminidase 2 — protein MAAKKGLLAAVLLLSLLSSPLPSRAQASVFPVNVWPKPTSMSWAEPLAAMPVSASFRIVGTSGDSPYLVSATQRYTALLFAERYRPIVRPAVNVTAGGPALQSLTVSVSDLSAPLQDGVDESYELEILPTGVATITAATVWAAMHGLETFSQLAWRGRQGELLVATGVRVEDKPLYQHRGLMLDTGRTYFPVVDILRTIDTMAANKMNVFHWHITDSQSFPIELPSEPMLAEMGAYGEDMRYTVKDVKRIVEFAMSRGVRVVPEIDAPGHTASWAGAYPEAVSCAGKFWLPDASDWGTRLAAEPGSGQLNPLEPKTYEVVANIIDDITSMFPEGFYHAGADEVTPGCWETDPSIQADMEKGGTLSQLLERYVRAAGYRAIVSSASFYYLDCGHGDFVGNNSVYDDQRSDYKTDGGSWCGPFKTWQRVYDYDVAYGLTAEEAKLVIGGEVALWTEQADATVLDARIWPRASAMAEALWSGNRDASGRKRYAEATDRLTDWRHRMVGRGVRAEPIQPLWCRTRPGMCDLVR, from the exons ATGGCGGCGAAGAAGGGCCTTCTCGCCGCCGTCCTGCTCCTGTCCTTGCTGAGCTCCCCGCTGCCGTCGCGCGCCCAGGCATCGGTGTTCCCCGTCAATGTGTGGCCCAAGCCGACGTCCATGTCCTGGGCGGAGCCGCTCGCGGCCATGCCGGTGTCCGCGTCGTTCCGCATCGTCGGCACGTCCGGGGACAGCCCGTACCTCGTCTCCGCCACGCAGCGCTACACCGCGCTGCTCTTCGCCGAGAGGTACAGGCCCATCGTCCGGCCGGCGGTCAATGTCACCGCCGGGGGCCCCGCGCTCCAGAGCCTGACCGTGTCCGTGTCCGACCTGTCCGCCCCGCTCCAGGACGGCGTGGACGAGTCCTACGAGCTGGAAATCCTCCCCACGGGCGTGGCCACCATCACGGCTGCCACGGTATGGGCCGCCATGCACGGGCTGGAGACGTTCTCGCAGCTCGCGTGGAGGGGCCGGCAAGGGGAGCTGCTGGTGGCCACCGGCGTGCGCGTGGAGGACAAGCCTTTGTACCAGCACCGCGGCCTGATGCTCGACACCGGGAGGACCTACTTCCCCGTCGTCGACATCCTGCGGACGATAGACACCATGGCGGCCAACAAGATGAACGTGTTCCACTGGCACATCACGGACTCGCAGTCGTTCCCCATCGAGCTGCCGTCCGAGCCGATGCTCGCGGAGATGGGCGCGTACGGCGAGGACATGAGGTACACCGTCAAGGACGTCAAGCGCATCGTCGAGTTCGCCATGAGCCGCGGCGTCCGCGTCGTGCCGGAGATCGACGCACCGG GCCACACGGCGTCGTGGGCCGGCGCGTACCCGGAGGCGGTGTCCTGCGCGGGCAAGTTCTGGCTGCCCGACGCGAGCGACTGGGGCACCAGGCTGGCGGCGGAGCCGGGGTCCGGGCAGCTGAACCCGCTGGAGCCCAAGACGTACGAGGTGGTGGCCAACATCATCGACGACATCACCTCCATGTTCCCGGAGGGCTTCTACCACGCCGGCGCCGACGAGGTGACGCCGGGATGCTGGGAGACGGACCCGTCGATCCAGGCGGACATGGAGAAGGGCGGCACCCTGAGCCAGCTCCTGGAGCGGTACGTGCGCGCG GCCGGGTACCGCGCCATCGTCTCCTCGGCCTCCTTCTACTACCTCGACTGCGGCCACGGCGACTTCGTCGGGAACAACAGCGTGTACGACGACCAGAGGAGCGACTACAAGACGGACGGGGGCTCCTGGTGCGGGCCGTTCAAGACGTGGCAGCGGGTGTACGACTACGACGTCGCGTACGGGCTCACCGCGGAGGAGGCCAAGCTGGTCatcggcggcgaggtggcgctgtGGACGGAGCAGGCCGACGCGACGGTCCTGGACGCCAGGATCTGGCCgcgggcgtcggccatggcggaggcgCTGTGGTCCGGCAACCGCGACGCGTCCGGCAGGAAGCGGTACGCGGAGGCCACGGACAGGCTCACCGACTGGCGGCACCGCATGGTGGGGCGAGGGGTCCGCGCCGAGCCCATCCAGCCGCTCTGGTGCCGCACGCGCCCGGGAATGTGCGACCTGGTTCGGTAG